One genomic window of Planifilum fulgidum includes the following:
- a CDS encoding transposase gives MFRTNPSREFQPETVNIEDLVPQDHLLRKINETIDFSFIAEKCRPLYCQDNGRPCIDPVMLFKMLLIGYLYGIRSERRLIEEIR, from the coding sequence ATGTTCAGGACGAACCCATCCAGGGAATTTCAACCCGAAACAGTCAACATAGAAGACCTTGTTCCCCAAGATCACTTGCTTAGAAAAATCAATGAAACCATCGACTTTTCGTTTATCGCGGAAAAATGCCGCCCCTTGTATTGTCAAGATAATGGGCGTCCTTGCATCGATCCGGTCATGCTGTTCAAAATGCTTTTGATCGGTTATTTGTACGGAATTCGTTCGGAAAGACGCCTCATTGAGGAAATCCGGG